In Stenotrophomonas sp. 169, one DNA window encodes the following:
- the dxs gene encoding 1-deoxy-D-xylulose-5-phosphate synthase, which produces MIDSARYPRLSRIQTPDDLRTFEESELRAVADELRAYLIESVGRSGGHFAAGLGVIELTVALHYLYQTPHDQLVWDVGHQTYPHKILTGRRDEIHTVKQKDGVAPFPKREESEYDTFGVGHSSTSISAALGMAIARQREGDDRRVVAVIGDGAMTAGMAFEALMHAGGMEPEPNLLVILNDNNMSISEAVGGLTKVLGRATGSRTLNALREGGKKILGDKRNNPARFVKRWEEHWKGMFVPSTMFEEMGFHYTGPIDGHDMPALLSTLKTLRTLKGPKLLHVLTTKGKGYEPAEGDQIGYHAVGPFDPIKGLVAKGGAKKPTYTDVFGDWLCDAAAAEPRLHAITPAMREGSGLVRFSREYPDRYNDVAIAEQHAVTLAAGMATQGAKPVVAIYSTFLQRAYDQLVHDVAIQNLDVLFAIDRAGVVGPDGATHAGNLDLSFLRCVPNMVVMAPSNEAECRQMLSTGLQHTGPAAVRYPRGSGTGVAAGTDLSTLPIGKGEVRVEGSRIALLAFGSTVNDAEAVGRALGLTVVNMRFIKPLDRDLLLQLAARHEGFVTIEDNVVAGGAGSAVAELLSTEEVLKPFLHLGLPDAFQHHASREDLLGEAGIDAAGIRAAVLKRWPTLAAGSTPLSAAG; this is translated from the coding sequence ATGATCGACTCTGCCCGCTATCCCCGTCTCTCGCGCATCCAGACACCGGATGACCTGCGCACGTTCGAAGAATCCGAACTGAGGGCGGTCGCCGACGAACTGCGCGCCTATCTGATCGAATCGGTAGGCCGCAGCGGGGGGCATTTCGCCGCCGGCCTGGGCGTGATCGAGCTCACTGTCGCCCTGCATTACCTCTATCAGACGCCGCACGACCAGTTGGTATGGGACGTGGGCCACCAGACCTATCCGCACAAGATCCTGACCGGACGGCGCGATGAGATCCATACGGTAAAGCAGAAAGACGGCGTCGCTCCGTTCCCCAAGCGCGAAGAGAGCGAGTACGACACCTTTGGCGTCGGCCATTCGTCGACCTCGATTTCGGCCGCGCTCGGCATGGCGATCGCCCGCCAGCGTGAAGGCGATGATCGCCGCGTGGTGGCTGTGATCGGCGATGGCGCGATGACGGCAGGCATGGCCTTCGAGGCCCTGATGCACGCCGGCGGCATGGAACCGGAGCCGAACCTGCTGGTGATCCTCAACGACAACAATATGTCGATCTCCGAAGCCGTGGGCGGACTGACCAAAGTGCTTGGCCGCGCAACGGGCAGCCGCACGCTCAATGCCCTGCGCGAAGGCGGCAAGAAGATCCTCGGCGACAAACGCAACAATCCCGCGCGCTTCGTCAAACGCTGGGAAGAACACTGGAAAGGCATGTTCGTGCCGTCCACGATGTTCGAAGAGATGGGCTTCCATTACACCGGCCCCATCGATGGCCATGACATGCCAGCGCTGCTGTCCACGCTGAAGACCCTGCGCACGCTGAAGGGCCCCAAGCTGCTGCACGTGCTGACCACCAAAGGCAAGGGCTACGAGCCGGCCGAGGGTGACCAGATCGGTTACCACGCAGTGGGCCCGTTCGATCCGATCAAGGGCCTGGTGGCCAAGGGCGGCGCGAAGAAGCCCACCTACACCGATGTCTTCGGCGACTGGCTGTGCGATGCCGCCGCCGCAGAGCCGCGCCTGCACGCCATCACGCCGGCGATGCGCGAGGGCTCCGGCCTGGTGCGTTTCAGCCGTGAGTATCCCGACCGCTACAACGACGTAGCGATCGCCGAACAACACGCGGTGACACTCGCAGCCGGCATGGCTACGCAGGGCGCCAAGCCGGTGGTGGCGATCTATTCCACCTTCCTGCAGCGCGCCTATGACCAACTGGTGCATGACGTGGCGATCCAGAACCTTGACGTGCTGTTCGCCATCGATCGCGCCGGCGTAGTGGGTCCGGACGGTGCCACGCATGCCGGCAACCTGGACCTGAGCTTCCTGCGCTGCGTGCCGAACATGGTGGTGATGGCGCCGTCCAACGAAGCCGAATGCCGGCAGATGCTGAGCACGGGCCTGCAGCACACGGGCCCCGCCGCCGTGCGTTACCCGCGCGGCAGTGGCACCGGCGTGGCCGCCGGCACCGATCTGTCCACCCTGCCGATCGGCAAGGGCGAGGTCCGCGTGGAGGGCAGCCGGATCGCGCTGCTGGCCTTCGGCAGCACGGTCAACGATGCCGAGGCCGTCGGCCGCGCACTGGGCCTGACGGTGGTCAACATGCGCTTCATCAAGCCGCTGGACCGCGATCTGCTTCTGCAGCTGGCTGCGCGCCACGAGGGCTTCGTGACCATCGAAGACAACGTGGTGGCCGGTGGTGCCGGGTCTGCCGTGGCTGAGCTGCTCAGCACAGAAGAGGTGCTGAAGCCGTTCCTGCACCTCGGGCTGCCGGATGCCTTCCAGCATCACGCCAGCCGCGAAGATCTGCTGGGCGAAGCCGGCATCGATGCCGCCGGGATCCGGGCGGCGGTGCTCAAGCGCTGGCCGACGTTGGCGGCGGGCAGTACGCCGCTGAGCGCGGCAGGCTGA
- a CDS encoding HNH endonuclease, translating to METDTTRLGLITTGAASSAPEAGSSPLASALHRPGTVRLLSLDAHGRVLDWINWQDASCLYARGAVSWTLGDPCLHIHGGVNRLSGLRSGMDLHPIIATRGHARSRSPAPTPNLTNAALFARDAHLCLYCGQQHSRPVLTRDHVMPLSKGGLDVWENVVTACFHCNSRKSNRTPQQAGMPLLAVPFRPSWIEHLILSNRNILADQMAFLKAQLPKKSKLSA from the coding sequence ATGGAGACAGACACTACACGCCTGGGTCTGATCACTACCGGAGCTGCCTCATCCGCTCCGGAGGCCGGGTCATCGCCGCTCGCCAGCGCACTGCATCGCCCCGGCACCGTCCGCCTGCTTTCCCTTGATGCCCACGGCCGGGTCCTGGACTGGATCAACTGGCAGGACGCGTCGTGCCTGTATGCCCGCGGTGCGGTGTCGTGGACGCTGGGCGACCCCTGCCTGCACATTCACGGCGGCGTCAACCGGCTCAGCGGCCTGCGCAGCGGGATGGACCTGCACCCCATCATCGCCACCCGCGGGCACGCGCGTTCGCGGTCGCCCGCTCCCACGCCCAACCTCACCAATGCCGCGCTGTTCGCGCGTGATGCCCATCTTTGCCTGTACTGCGGGCAACAGCATTCACGTCCGGTTCTCACCCGCGACCATGTGATGCCGCTGTCCAAGGGCGGCCTGGATGTCTGGGAAAACGTGGTCACCGCCTGCTTCCATTGCAACTCGCGCAAGAGCAACCGCACCCCGCAGCAAGCGGGCATGCCCTTGCTGGCCGTGCCTTTCCGGCCGAGCTGGATCGAACACCTGATCCTGTCCAACCGCAATATCCTGGCCGATCAGATGGCCTTCCTGAAAGCGCAGCTGCCGAAGAAATCCAAGCTCTCGGCGTGA